From the Achromobacter xylosoxidans A8 genome, the window TCGCTGCAGGACGAGGCCGTGATCAAGCAGAAATTCCCCAAGGGCTACAAGGCCGTGCGCCCCTATCTGCGCATCACGCCGCAGCCTAATAAGTAAATTCGGAAACCGCAGGGGCTGGTCCCCGTTCGAAACCGCCGCCTGCCCTTTGGGGAGGCGGCGGTTTTTCATTGGGGCGCGCGTGGGGGCAGGGCAGATTCCCATTGCTGGGACGCCGGTCCTATATGCCTGCGAGCGATGAGCAACCAAATAATGATTCGTTCCGTTCAGAACGCCCAGCCAGCACACTTGCTCCCACATTGCCGAACACAGGGAGCATGGGATGTCTTTCAGGAAAGCCGGTTGGTTGGCCGCCTTGGCCGCAGTGACGATGTCGTTTGCCGCGATCGCGCCGGCGCAGGCGCAGCAGAAGCAGACGCTCCTGAACGTCTCGTATGACCCGACCCGCGAGCTGTATCGCGCGATCGACGACGCGTTCATCAAGCAATACAAGGAAAAGGCCAACGTCGACCTGACCATCCGCCAATCGCACGGCGGTTCCGGCCGCCAGGCGCGCTCCGTCATCGACGGCCTGGAAGCCGACGTGGTGACCCTGGCGCTGGCCTACGACATCGACGCCGTCGCCGACCGCGGGCTGCTGCCTGCCGACTGGCAGGCCCGCCTGCCGCAGAACAGTTCGCCCTATACCTCCACCATCGTGTTCCTGGTGCGCAAGGGCAACCCCAAGCAGATCAAGGACTGGGACGACCTGGTCAAGGACGGCGTACAGGTCATCACGCCCAATCCCAAGACCTCGGGCGGGGCGCGCTGGAACTACCTGGCGGCCTGGGCCTACGCGCTGGAGAAGAACGGCGGCAGCGAGGACAAGGCGCGCGCCTTCGTCGGCGACCTGCTCAAGCACGTGCCGGTGCTGGATACCGGCGCGCGCGGCGCTACCACCACCTTCGTGGAGCGCGGCGTGGGCGACGTGCTGCTGGCCTGGGAAAACGAAGCCTTCCTGGCGTTGGAAGAGCTGGGTCCGGACAAGTTCGACATCGTGGTGCCGTCGCTGTCCATCCTGGCCGAACCGCCGGTGGCCGTAGTCGACAAGGTCGTGGACAAGAAGGGCACCCGCGCTGCGGCGCAGGCCTACCTGGAATTCCTCTACACGCCCGCCGCGCAGGAAATCATTGCCAGGAACTACTACCGGCCCATCGACAAGACCGTGGCCGCCAAGTACGAAAG encodes:
- a CDS encoding sulfate ABC transporter substrate-binding protein, translated to MSFAAIAPAQAQQKQTLLNVSYDPTRELYRAIDDAFIKQYKEKANVDLTIRQSHGGSGRQARSVIDGLEADVVTLALAYDIDAVADRGLLPADWQARLPQNSSPYTSTIVFLVRKGNPKQIKDWDDLVKDGVQVITPNPKTSGGARWNYLAAWAYALEKNGGSEDKARAFVGDLLKHVPVLDTGARGATTTFVERGVGDVLLAWENEAFLALEELGPDKFDIVVPSLSILAEPPVAVVDKVVDKKGTRAAAQAYLEFLYTPAAQEIIARNYYRPIDKTVAAKYESKFPKVKLVTINDQIFGGWRKAQKDHFSDGGTFDQIYLPQKK